From Yersinia hibernica, a single genomic window includes:
- the sodA gene encoding superoxide dismutase [Mn] — protein MSYSLPSLPYAYDALEPHFDKQTMEIHHTKHHQTYVNNANTVLESFPELAKLSVEELIKDLDKVPAEKRTFMRNNAGGHANHSLFWKGLKLGTTLAGDLKAAIERDFGSVDSFKEKFEQAAATRFGSGWAWLVLKDDGKLAVVSTANQDSPLMGEAVSGASGFPIIGLDVWEHAYYLKFQNRRPDYIKAFWNVVNWDEAAARFAQAK, from the coding sequence ATGAGTTACTCACTGCCATCCCTGCCTTATGCTTATGACGCCCTGGAACCCCATTTCGATAAGCAGACGATGGAAATCCATCACACCAAACACCACCAAACCTATGTTAACAATGCAAACACGGTGTTGGAGAGCTTCCCTGAGCTGGCTAAACTGAGTGTTGAAGAGCTGATCAAAGATCTGGACAAAGTTCCAGCTGAAAAACGCACTTTCATGCGCAACAATGCCGGCGGCCACGCTAACCACAGCCTGTTCTGGAAAGGCCTGAAATTGGGCACCACTCTGGCCGGTGATCTGAAAGCCGCTATTGAGCGCGATTTCGGCAGCGTTGACAGCTTCAAAGAAAAATTTGAACAAGCTGCGGCAACGCGTTTCGGCTCAGGTTGGGCATGGCTGGTACTGAAAGACGACGGCAAACTGGCGGTTGTTTCTACAGCTAACCAAGACAGCCCGCTGATGGGTGAAGCCGTTTCTGGCGCATCTGGCTTCCCAATTATTGGCCTAGATGTGTGGGAACATGCTTACTATCTGAAATTCCAAAACCGCCGCCCAGACTACATCAAAGCATTCTGGAACGTGGTCAACTGGGACGAAGCAGCAGCACGTTTCGCCCAAGCGAAATAA
- the selA gene encoding L-seryl-tRNA(Sec) selenium transferase, with amino-acid sequence MSAEPHHLYSQLPAIDSVLRAPEMAPLLDEYGTTLLTETLRLMQAEAREHIRQFHSLADWCMDWPAALRQRLNQRQPALKPVFNLSGTVLHTNLGRAPLAESAIAAVTDTMRGAVTLEYSLSGAHRGHRDRAVADLLCELTGAEDACIVNNNAAAVFLMLTVMAAGKQVVVSRGELVEIGGAFRIPDVMRQAGCQLVEVGTTNRTHLKDYRQAINEHTALLMKVHTSNYSIEGFTASVAEPQLAVLGHEFAIPTATDLGSGSLVDMTRYGLPAEPMPQQLIAAGIDLVTFSGDKLLGGPQAGIILGKKQWIDQLQQHPLKRVLRADKMTLAALDATLRLYQQPDRLAELLPTMRLLTRPAQEIAESAQRVLAALNRSYGADFTLAVESCWSQIGSGSLPVDRLPSWAVTFTPKDGSGSALEALTARWRGLAKPIIGRVADGRLWLDLRCLEDEAALLRELAP; translated from the coding sequence ATGAGCGCAGAACCCCATCATCTTTACAGCCAGTTACCGGCTATCGACAGTGTGTTACGGGCGCCAGAAATGGCCCCTTTGCTCGATGAATATGGCACCACATTGTTAACTGAAACCCTGCGTTTGATGCAGGCGGAAGCCCGTGAACATATTCGCCAATTTCATTCATTGGCTGATTGGTGCATGGATTGGCCGGCAGCTTTACGTCAACGCCTCAACCAGCGTCAACCCGCATTAAAGCCCGTTTTTAACCTCTCCGGCACGGTTTTGCACACCAATTTAGGGCGAGCGCCTTTGGCGGAATCAGCTATTGCGGCGGTGACGGATACCATGCGCGGGGCTGTTACCCTGGAGTATTCCCTGAGCGGTGCGCATCGTGGCCATCGCGATCGCGCGGTCGCTGACTTACTCTGTGAACTGACCGGCGCGGAAGATGCCTGCATCGTCAATAATAATGCTGCGGCGGTATTTTTGATGTTGACGGTCATGGCAGCAGGAAAGCAGGTCGTGGTTTCTCGTGGTGAATTGGTCGAAATTGGCGGCGCTTTTCGCATTCCTGATGTGATGCGTCAGGCCGGCTGTCAACTGGTTGAAGTCGGTACCACCAACCGCACCCATCTAAAAGATTACCGCCAAGCTATCAATGAACACACCGCTCTGTTAATGAAAGTGCACACCAGCAACTACAGCATTGAGGGTTTTACCGCTTCTGTTGCGGAGCCGCAACTGGCGGTGCTGGGGCATGAGTTTGCCATCCCGACCGCAACAGATTTGGGCAGTGGTTCATTGGTGGATATGACTCGCTATGGTTTACCGGCCGAACCGATGCCACAGCAATTGATTGCTGCGGGCATTGATTTAGTGACTTTCTCGGGAGATAAACTGCTCGGTGGCCCACAGGCGGGGATAATTCTCGGTAAGAAACAGTGGATTGACCAATTGCAGCAACATCCGCTCAAGCGGGTATTGCGAGCCGATAAAATGACATTAGCGGCATTAGATGCCACTTTGCGCCTCTATCAGCAGCCCGACCGTTTGGCCGAGCTGTTACCGACCATGCGGCTGCTGACTCGCCCGGCGCAGGAGATTGCCGAGAGCGCTCAGCGGGTGTTGGCGGCCCTCAATCGCAGCTATGGTGCTGATTTTACACTGGCTGTAGAATCGTGCTGGTCGCAGATTGGCAGTGGGTCTTTACCGGTAGACCGGCTACCCAGTTGGGCGGTAACATTTACCCCTAAAGATGGCAGCGGCAGCGCGCTGGAAGCACTGACGGCGCGTTGGCGGGGCTTGGCTAAACCTATCATTGGCCGCGTGGCTGATGGGCGTTTATGGTTGGACTTGCGCTGCCTGGAGGACGAAGCGGCGTTGCTCAGGGAGTTGGCACCATGA
- the fdoI gene encoding formate dehydrogenase cytochrome b556 subunit yields MKKEKRIQRYSAPERINHWIVAFCFILAAISGLGFFFPSFNWLMNIFGTPQLARILHPFAGVIMFAAFLIMFFRYWKHNLINREDLEWAKNIHKIAMNEEVGDTGRYNFGQKCVFWAAIISLVLLLASGVVIWRPYFAPSFPIPLIRLALLVHSLAAVGLIIVIMVHIYAALWVKGTITAMVEGWVPDAWAKKHHPRWYREVSAKRQLQKKQEEKP; encoded by the coding sequence ATGAAAAAAGAAAAGCGGATCCAGCGCTACAGTGCGCCGGAGCGAATCAACCACTGGATAGTGGCTTTTTGCTTTATATTAGCGGCGATCAGTGGCCTGGGGTTCTTCTTCCCGTCATTTAACTGGCTGATGAATATTTTTGGTACTCCACAGCTGGCGCGCATCCTTCACCCCTTCGCCGGAGTGATTATGTTCGCCGCCTTCCTCATCATGTTTTTCCGTTACTGGAAACATAACTTGATCAATAGGGAAGATCTGGAGTGGGCGAAAAATATCCATAAAATCGCCATGAATGAGGAAGTGGGTGACACGGGGCGCTATAATTTCGGTCAGAAGTGCGTATTCTGGGCTGCTATTATCAGTCTGGTATTGTTGTTGGCCAGTGGCGTTGTTATCTGGCGGCCTTACTTTGCGCCTTCTTTCCCGATCCCATTGATTCGCTTGGCGTTGCTGGTGCATTCGCTGGCCGCAGTGGGATTGATTATCGTGATTATGGTGCATATTTATGCTGCCCTGTGGGTCAAAGGCACCATTACCGCGATGGTGGAGGGCTGGGTACCCGATGCATGGGCTAAAAAGCACCATCCGCGTTGGTATCGTGAGGTTAGCGCCAAAAGGCAGCTGCAGAAAAAACAGGAAGAGAAACCCTGA
- the fdhD gene encoding formate dehydrogenase accessory sulfurtransferase FdhD produces MDYNFQDRIVSQIKPSEIDFTTEICGAKQLNVLQRHHLAEPQLDWLAEEVPVALVYNGISHVVMMATPKDLAAFALGFSLSEGIISAPQEIYAIDVTPNCNGIEVNIELSSRRFAGLKERRRAMAGRTGCGVCGIEQLDDIFRPITPLPFTQTFNLNQLDSALAQLKQVQTVGQLTGCTHAAAWINPQGELLGGCEDVGRHVALDKLLGVRAKQPWQQGAVLVSSRASYEMVQKTAMCGAEILFAVSAATTLAVAVAERCNLTLIGFSKPGRATVYTHPQRISE; encoded by the coding sequence ATGGATTATAACTTTCAGGACCGCATAGTGAGCCAGATCAAACCTTCAGAAATTGACTTCACCACCGAAATCTGCGGCGCCAAGCAACTCAACGTGCTACAGCGCCATCACCTGGCCGAGCCGCAATTGGATTGGCTGGCAGAAGAAGTGCCGGTTGCCTTGGTGTACAACGGCATTTCTCATGTGGTCATGATGGCCACACCCAAAGATTTGGCGGCTTTTGCACTGGGATTTTCACTGTCAGAAGGCATTATTAGCGCACCACAAGAAATCTACGCCATTGATGTCACCCCCAACTGTAATGGCATTGAAGTTAACATTGAGTTATCCAGCCGCCGTTTTGCCGGTTTGAAAGAACGCCGCCGCGCCATGGCAGGCCGCACCGGATGTGGTGTTTGCGGTATTGAGCAACTGGATGATATTTTCCGGCCTATCACGCCACTGCCGTTCACCCAAACATTTAATTTAAATCAATTGGATAGTGCACTTGCACAGCTCAAACAAGTACAAACGGTCGGTCAATTGACGGGATGCACCCATGCTGCGGCGTGGATTAATCCACAAGGTGAATTATTGGGCGGTTGTGAAGATGTTGGCCGCCACGTGGCCCTGGATAAATTACTTGGGGTGCGGGCCAAGCAGCCGTGGCAACAAGGTGCGGTGCTGGTTTCCAGCCGGGCCAGCTATGAAATGGTACAGAAAACCGCCATGTGCGGAGCCGAGATTTTATTTGCAGTTTCTGCTGCAACAACCTTAGCAGTTGCCGTCGCCGAGCGCTGTAATCTCACCTTGATTGGCTTCAGCAAGCCCGGCAGAGCAACGGTTTACACCCATCCGCAGCGGATTAGCGAATAA
- a CDS encoding methyl-accepting chemotaxis protein: MAGFSKVFGHFENMKVGKKLGLSFFLMLLLVGIIAGTTAYHFSAIEEHAYKVDLSYKINDEANQAKYNRALYERTYDLKYIKENSEHINKIKTLLSQSDELNWSKSNHKTISNIADVVEEYLQQQTNFVNAVAHKDDVRKSWNISETQKNLNELQQSLLNEGADTNTQILLAEMNQKLMTVRYNARGLLLDRNQDAESSLITSINIANSAANAFMPVLSAEQQKLLAPVISSLHIYKDNVLAYLPAYQQELEVGKVMEANANELNKLATYLFTQELQGTHDEINNAQLQLTISAIAALLFGLLISWRMTRQITVPLRTTLAMAERIATGDLTAATTSTRTDELGLLMNAVARMNENLRAMIDEIRIGVSQVSHASGEIAAGNTDLSSRTEQQAAAVEETAASMEQLNATVKQNADNAHHANQLATEASQTAQQGGKLVNDVVRTMNDISGSSRRISEITSVINSIAFQTNILALNAAVEAARAGEQGRGFAVVASEVRNLAQRSAQAAKEIEGLIGESVSQVNAGTSLVQNAGQTMEDIVRSVTHVRDIMAEIASASDEQSRGITQVSQAISEMDSTTQQNAALVEESAAAADSLAEQAILLAQAVAVFRLSETETEPAQSHSPPPRATSPRPATEANRITQQDNWETF; encoded by the coding sequence ATGGCAGGATTTAGCAAAGTTTTTGGTCACTTTGAAAACATGAAAGTCGGTAAAAAGCTCGGATTAAGCTTTTTCCTGATGTTGTTGTTGGTTGGCATTATCGCAGGTACCACCGCATATCATTTCTCCGCTATTGAAGAACATGCTTATAAAGTCGATTTAAGCTACAAAATTAATGATGAAGCCAATCAGGCAAAATATAACCGCGCGCTATATGAACGCACTTATGATTTGAAATACATCAAAGAAAATTCTGAGCATATCAACAAGATAAAAACCTTGCTGTCTCAAAGCGACGAGCTTAACTGGTCAAAAAGCAACCACAAAACGATCAGTAATATTGCCGATGTAGTAGAAGAATATCTGCAACAACAGACTAATTTTGTCAACGCAGTCGCTCATAAGGACGACGTACGCAAAAGTTGGAATATCTCTGAAACTCAGAAGAACCTCAATGAATTACAACAAAGCTTGCTCAATGAGGGCGCGGATACCAACACCCAGATTCTACTGGCTGAAATGAACCAAAAATTAATGACTGTGCGCTATAACGCGCGTGGTTTATTGCTGGATCGCAACCAAGATGCAGAATCTTCATTAATAACTTCGATCAATATTGCTAACAGCGCCGCAAATGCTTTCATGCCAGTGTTATCAGCCGAGCAGCAAAAACTATTAGCCCCGGTTATCTCCAGCCTTCACATCTATAAAGATAATGTATTGGCTTATTTACCGGCTTATCAGCAAGAGCTGGAAGTCGGTAAAGTGATGGAAGCCAATGCCAATGAATTGAATAAGTTGGCAACCTATCTGTTCACCCAAGAGCTACAAGGCACCCACGACGAAATCAATAACGCGCAATTGCAGTTAACTATTTCAGCCATCGCGGCGCTACTCTTTGGTCTGCTGATTTCATGGCGCATGACCCGCCAGATCACCGTGCCACTGCGCACTACGCTGGCGATGGCCGAGCGCATTGCCACTGGTGATTTAACCGCAGCAACCACCTCAACCCGTACTGATGAATTGGGCTTGCTGATGAATGCGGTGGCCCGAATGAATGAAAATCTGCGCGCGATGATTGATGAAATCCGCATTGGTGTCAGTCAGGTGTCTCATGCCTCCGGCGAGATTGCCGCCGGTAATACTGATTTATCATCCCGCACCGAACAACAAGCAGCGGCCGTAGAAGAAACCGCGGCCAGTATGGAGCAGTTAAATGCCACGGTGAAACAAAATGCCGATAATGCCCATCACGCTAATCAACTGGCAACGGAGGCATCACAAACCGCACAACAAGGTGGCAAGCTGGTTAATGATGTGGTGCGCACCATGAATGATATTTCGGGTAGCTCTCGACGGATTTCTGAAATCACCTCAGTGATTAACAGCATTGCTTTCCAGACCAATATTTTGGCACTGAATGCCGCAGTTGAAGCAGCTCGCGCCGGTGAGCAAGGCCGTGGTTTTGCCGTGGTGGCAAGCGAAGTGCGTAATCTGGCACAACGCAGTGCGCAAGCAGCGAAAGAAATTGAGGGGTTGATTGGCGAGTCAGTATCTCAAGTGAATGCCGGGACATCGCTGGTACAAAATGCGGGCCAAACCATGGAAGATATTGTCCGCTCCGTGACTCATGTGCGCGATATCATGGCAGAAATTGCCTCGGCCTCTGATGAACAAAGCCGGGGTATCACTCAGGTCAGCCAGGCTATTTCGGAAATGGACAGCACCACTCAACAGAATGCCGCATTGGTGGAAGAGTCCGCCGCCGCCGCCGACTCATTAGCGGAGCAAGCTATCTTATTGGCGCAAGCCGTGGCTGTATTCCGGCTGTCAGAAACAGAAACTGAACCCGCGCAAAGTCATAGCCCCCCCCCGCGTGCAACATCACCACGCCCGGCCACAGAGGCTAATCGCATCACTCAGCAGGATAATTGGGAAACGTTCTGA
- the fdnG gene encoding formate dehydrogenase-N subunit alpha, producing the protein MQVSRRQFFKICAGGMAGTTVAALGFTPSVALAETRNYKLLRARETRNTCTYCSVGCGLLMYSLGDGAKNAKESIFHIEGDPDHPVNRGALCPKGAGLVDFIHSESRLKYPEYRAPGSDKWQRITWNDAFDRIAKLMKADRDANFIKTNDAGVTVNRWLSTGMLCASASSNETGYLTQKFSRALGMLAVDNQARVUHGPTVASLAPTFGRGAMTNHWVDIKNADLIIVMGGNAAEAHPVGFRWAMEAKIHNNAKLLVIDPRFTRTASVADFYTPIRSGTDIAFLSGVLLYLMTNEKINREYVEAYTNASLLVREDFTFDDGLFSGYDAENRKYDKTTWNYQLDENGFAKRDVTLQDPRCVWNLLKEHVSRYTPDVVANICGTPKEDFLQVCEYLAETSVSNKTASFLYALGWTQHSVGAQNIRTMAMIQLLLGNMGMAGGGINALRGHSNIQGLTDLGLLSQSLPGYLSLPSEKQPDIDTYLKANTPKTLLPGQVNYWSNYPKFFVSLMKSFYGDKAQKENGWGYDWLPKWDKGYDVLQYFEMMSQGKVNGYICQGFNPVASFPNKNKVVASLSKLKFLVTIDPLNTETANFWQNHGEFNDVDPSTIQTEVFRLPSSCFAEENGSIVNSSRWLQWHWKGADSPGEALNDGAILAGIFSRLRDMYRRDGGAVPEQVLNMTWDYLTPDNPEPEEVAQESNGKALADITDAEGKVLVKKGEQLSTFAHLRDDGTTASGCWIFAGSWTPAGNQMARRDNADPSGLGNTLGWAWAWPLNRRILYNRASADPQGKPWDPKRQLLEWDGSKWTGVDVADYSAAAPGSDVGPFIMQPEGMGRLFAIDKMAEGPFPEHYEPFETPLGTNPLHPNVISNPAARVFKDDLAAMGSHEQFPYVGTTYRLTEHFHYWTKHALLNAIAQPEQFVEIGEKLAAKKGIKQGDTVKVSSNRGYIKAKAVVTKRIRTLNVHGQEVDTIGIPIHWGYEGVAKKGFLANTLTPFVGDANTQTPEFKAFLVNVEKV; encoded by the coding sequence ATGCAGGTCAGCAGAAGGCAGTTCTTTAAGATCTGCGCTGGCGGTATGGCGGGAACCACGGTCGCGGCACTCGGCTTTACGCCGTCGGTGGCGCTGGCGGAAACGCGCAATTATAAATTGCTGCGCGCCCGTGAGACGCGGAATACCTGCACATATTGCTCTGTCGGTTGTGGGCTGTTGATGTACAGCCTTGGCGACGGTGCGAAAAACGCCAAAGAAAGTATTTTCCACATTGAAGGGGATCCGGATCATCCGGTAAACCGTGGGGCACTTTGTCCAAAAGGTGCGGGGCTGGTGGACTTTATCCACAGCGAAAGTCGCCTGAAATACCCAGAATATCGGGCACCGGGTTCTGATAAATGGCAGAGAATCACTTGGAATGATGCATTTGACCGCATTGCCAAGCTGATGAAAGCAGACCGGGACGCCAACTTCATTAAGACCAATGACGCCGGTGTTACCGTCAACCGTTGGCTGAGTACCGGTATGCTGTGTGCTTCGGCATCCAGTAATGAAACGGGTTATTTGACCCAGAAATTTAGTCGCGCTCTCGGCATGCTTGCCGTAGACAACCAAGCACGTGTCTGACACGGACCAACGGTAGCAAGTCTTGCTCCAACATTTGGTCGCGGTGCGATGACCAACCACTGGGTTGATATCAAGAACGCAGACTTAATTATCGTCATGGGCGGTAATGCGGCAGAAGCGCATCCGGTGGGGTTCCGCTGGGCGATGGAAGCCAAAATCCACAACAATGCCAAATTGCTGGTGATAGACCCACGCTTTACCCGTACTGCATCGGTGGCTGACTTCTATACGCCAATCCGCTCCGGTACTGATATTGCGTTCCTGTCCGGCGTGTTGTTGTATCTGATGACCAACGAAAAAATTAACCGCGAATACGTCGAGGCCTATACCAACGCCAGCCTGCTGGTGCGGGAAGATTTTACCTTCGATGATGGTTTGTTCAGTGGTTATGATGCCGAAAATCGCAAATACGATAAAACCACCTGGAATTACCAGTTGGATGAGAACGGCTTTGCCAAACGCGATGTCACGCTGCAAGACCCGCGCTGTGTGTGGAACTTGCTGAAAGAGCACGTCAGCCGTTACACGCCAGATGTGGTTGCCAACATTTGCGGTACGCCAAAAGAAGATTTCTTGCAGGTTTGCGAATATCTCGCCGAAACCAGTGTGTCCAATAAAACCGCCTCGTTCCTGTACGCGTTGGGCTGGACACAGCACTCTGTCGGCGCACAGAACATCCGTACTATGGCGATGATCCAGTTGCTGCTCGGCAATATGGGGATGGCGGGCGGCGGCATTAATGCTTTGCGCGGCCACTCTAATATTCAGGGCTTAACTGACCTCGGCTTGCTATCACAAAGCTTGCCGGGCTACCTGAGTCTGCCGTCAGAGAAACAGCCGGATATTGATACTTACCTGAAAGCCAACACGCCGAAAACCCTGTTACCGGGCCAGGTTAACTACTGGAGTAATTATCCGAAATTCTTCGTCAGTCTGATGAAAAGTTTCTATGGTGATAAAGCCCAGAAAGAGAATGGTTGGGGCTACGACTGGTTGCCGAAGTGGGATAAAGGTTACGACGTATTGCAGTATTTCGAGATGATGTCGCAGGGCAAAGTGAATGGCTATATTTGCCAGGGCTTTAACCCGGTCGCGTCATTCCCGAATAAAAATAAAGTCGTCGCGTCACTGTCGAAACTGAAGTTCTTGGTCACTATTGATCCGCTCAATACTGAAACGGCGAATTTCTGGCAAAACCACGGTGAATTTAACGATGTCGACCCATCGACAATTCAAACCGAAGTGTTCCGTTTGCCATCCAGTTGTTTTGCTGAAGAAAATGGCTCAATTGTTAACTCCAGCCGCTGGCTGCAATGGCACTGGAAAGGCGCTGATTCACCGGGTGAAGCACTGAATGATGGTGCTATCTTGGCGGGTATCTTTAGTCGTCTGCGTGATATGTATCGCCGGGATGGTGGTGCAGTGCCAGAGCAGGTGCTTAATATGACTTGGGATTATCTGACGCCAGATAACCCAGAGCCAGAAGAAGTGGCGCAGGAAAGCAATGGTAAAGCACTGGCTGATATCACTGACGCCGAGGGCAAAGTTCTGGTCAAAAAAGGCGAGCAACTCAGCACCTTTGCTCATCTGCGTGATGACGGCACCACTGCCAGCGGTTGCTGGATTTTCGCCGGTAGCTGGACTCCCGCGGGCAACCAGATGGCACGGCGTGATAACGCTGACCCATCCGGCCTGGGCAATACGCTGGGCTGGGCCTGGGCATGGCCGCTGAACCGCCGCATTCTGTACAACCGTGCATCTGCTGACCCACAAGGTAAACCTTGGGATCCGAAACGCCAGTTGTTGGAGTGGGATGGTAGCAAATGGACGGGCGTGGATGTTGCTGACTACAGCGCAGCAGCACCGGGCAGTGATGTCGGGCCGTTTATCATGCAACCTGAAGGCATGGGCCGTCTGTTTGCCATCGACAAAATGGCCGAAGGGCCGTTCCCGGAACACTATGAGCCATTCGAAACGCCGTTGGGAACTAACCCACTGCATCCGAATGTGATATCCAACCCGGCCGCTCGTGTCTTTAAAGACGACTTGGCCGCGATGGGTTCTCATGAGCAGTTCCCGTATGTCGGCACCACTTATCGCCTGACCGAGCATTTCCACTACTGGACTAAGCATGCGCTGCTCAATGCTATCGCCCAGCCGGAACAGTTTGTGGAAATTGGCGAAAAACTGGCCGCTAAGAAGGGCATTAAGCAGGGCGATACCGTGAAAGTTAGCTCCAACCGTGGCTATATCAAGGCCAAGGCGGTGGTGACTAAACGTATTCGTACGCTGAATGTTCATGGGCAAGAGGTTGACACCATTGGTATTCCGATTCACTGGGGTTACGAAGGGGTGGCGAAAAAAGGCTTCCTGGCCAATACCCTAACGCCGTTTGTCGGTGATGCTAATACGCAAACGCCAGAGTTTAAGGCGTTCTTGGTCAATGTGGAAAAGGTGTAA
- the fdxH gene encoding formate dehydrogenase subunit beta has protein sequence MSLQTQDIIRRSGTNSLTPPPQDRNHQQEVAKLIDVTTCIGCKACQVACSEWNDIRDEVGHNVGVYDNPADLTAKSWTVMRFSEVEDEESGKLEWLIRKDGCMHCADPGCLKACPSEGAIIQYANGIVDFQSEHCIGCGYCIAGCPFDVPRMNKDDNRVYKCTLCVDRVGVGQEPACVKTCPTGAIHFGTKESMKEVAAGRVAELKTRGFDNAGLYDPAGVGGTHVMYVLHHADKPQLYHGLPENPTISPTVTFWKGIWKPLAAIGFAATFAASIFHYVGVGPNRVEEEEDEEHKPDATPSATVSKEPEQTTTEHSDDGETRK, from the coding sequence ATGTCACTGCAAACTCAAGACATTATCCGGCGCTCCGGCACCAACTCCCTTACGCCGCCGCCGCAGGATCGTAACCATCAGCAAGAGGTGGCCAAACTTATCGACGTCACCACCTGTATTGGCTGTAAAGCTTGTCAGGTGGCGTGTTCGGAGTGGAACGATATTCGTGATGAAGTCGGTCATAACGTCGGGGTGTACGATAACCCCGCCGATTTAACCGCCAAATCATGGACGGTGATGCGCTTCTCGGAAGTGGAAGATGAAGAGAGCGGCAAGCTGGAGTGGCTGATCCGCAAGGATGGCTGCATGCATTGTGCTGATCCGGGCTGCTTGAAAGCCTGCCCGTCGGAAGGGGCTATCATTCAATATGCGAATGGTATTGTCGACTTCCAGTCAGAGCACTGCATCGGCTGTGGTTATTGCATCGCCGGTTGCCCATTTGATGTGCCGCGCATGAACAAAGACGACAACCGGGTGTACAAATGTACGCTCTGTGTCGATCGTGTGGGTGTTGGTCAGGAACCGGCCTGTGTGAAAACCTGCCCGACCGGGGCAATTCACTTTGGCACCAAAGAGTCGATGAAAGAAGTGGCCGCAGGCCGAGTGGCGGAATTGAAAACCCGTGGCTTTGATAACGCCGGGTTATATGACCCGGCGGGCGTCGGCGGCACCCATGTGATGTATGTGCTGCATCATGCGGATAAACCTCAGCTTTATCATGGTTTGCCGGAGAACCCGACGATCAGTCCGACGGTCACTTTCTGGAAAGGTATCTGGAAACCACTGGCGGCGATTGGTTTCGCTGCGACATTTGCTGCCAGTATCTTCCATTACGTTGGTGTTGGCCCGAACCGGGTGGAAGAAGAAGAGGACGAAGAGCATAAACCGGATGCCACTCCTTCTGCTACAGTGTCCAAGGAACCAGAGCAGACCACCACTGAGCACTCAGACGACGGGGAGACGCGGAAATGA
- the fdhE gene encoding formate dehydrogenase accessory protein FdhE, with protein MSIRIVPKERLGKQSEKGTTAGNIPPLLFANLKSLYTRRTERLQQLALDNPLADYLDFAAKITQAQQKALHDHPLVLDMQAELAQSAVSGKPPLDLSVFPRTDHWRKLLSALIAELRPDAPDHIQAVLDNLDKSSVHELELYADALLNREFANVGSEKAPFIWAALSLYWAQMASQIPGKARAEYGEHRQFCPVCGSIPVSSVVHIGTNNGLRYLHCNLCESEWHVVRIKCSNCEQTRDLNYWSLDSELAAVKAESCGDCGTYLKILYQEKDPMVEAVADDLASLILDAKMEGEGFARSSINPFIFPSE; from the coding sequence ATGAGTATTCGCATTGTCCCTAAAGAGAGATTAGGAAAACAAAGCGAAAAAGGCACAACGGCGGGGAATATCCCGCCGTTACTTTTCGCGAATTTAAAAAGTTTGTATACCCGGCGAACCGAGCGTTTGCAGCAGTTAGCATTGGATAATCCACTCGCTGACTATCTGGATTTTGCGGCTAAAATTACCCAAGCCCAGCAAAAAGCACTGCATGACCATCCGCTGGTGCTGGATATGCAAGCGGAATTGGCGCAATCCGCTGTTAGCGGTAAACCCCCGCTGGATTTGAGCGTTTTTCCGCGTACTGACCATTGGCGCAAGCTACTGTCAGCGCTGATTGCCGAGCTACGCCCAGATGCGCCTGACCATATTCAGGCAGTATTGGATAATCTGGATAAGTCTTCAGTGCATGAGCTGGAACTGTACGCAGATGCATTGTTAAACCGCGAATTTGCTAATGTTGGTAGCGAAAAAGCGCCATTTATCTGGGCCGCACTCTCATTGTATTGGGCGCAAATGGCCAGCCAAATTCCGGGCAAAGCCCGTGCTGAGTATGGTGAGCACCGCCAATTCTGCCCGGTGTGTGGCAGTATTCCGGTCTCCAGTGTGGTACATATTGGCACCAACAATGGTTTGCGCTATTTGCACTGCAATTTGTGTGAAAGCGAGTGGCATGTGGTGCGAATTAAATGCAGTAACTGCGAACAGACGCGCGATTTGAACTACTGGTCGCTGGACAGTGAATTGGCCGCAGTGAAGGCGGAAAGTTGCGGTGATTGCGGCACTTACCTGAAAATTTTATATCAGGAGAAAGACCCGATGGTCGAAGCTGTTGCTGACGATTTAGCCTCATTGATTCTTGATGCCAAGATGGAGGGCGAAGGTTTTGCCCGCAGCAGTATTAATCCGTTTATTTTCCCCAGTGAATAG